gattaaattttaattttacgaaAAGTACAAATACTTATCTCATATTTTAGCTTTTACAGATTAAGTGgtttaatattcaatttgttaaagtatgttaagagaattactttttcttttttaagatttaaCACTCCTATGCGAAAAGATATTATTTAActcatatatttattaaaagtttatataaaaattaatttaaaagtttatataaaaattaattgttattttggttataatcataaagttttaattttaattttgttatctgAACTTAAATTGTTGTACCACTCCTAAGTGTAGGATTaaactgaaaatttttaaaaagaattgaaCTATAACATAACTTGATCCTTTTAGAAAACGAAGGTATATTGACAACTTGGttacaattttaatttagtccaagtgaaaaataaaattcttgatgGTGACTTTTGAAACTTGCAAATATTGTCAAGGCAATTCAAAGCAGGTGcgaagttagatttttttttttgggtggcgaaattaaattttatacttttataatagTACAAATGCTAATTCACcatttaatagcctatatctttataattttaaaggattaaatcaaaattttgtattttttaattcatcgattccattttatttctcttaaagttttcttttgtattttaatgttaatttaaaaattataaaaatcttcaaaaaaataaaaaatttaaaaataaaaaataaaaaacttaaatatttaatatttaatatttaatattttagtccatatttcagttaaaaagtttaatattcaaaattaaaaaaaaattttaaaaatgataatctcagcagaaaaaaattaaaagaaaaaatagaaaaaatagaaaaaaataaaaaaaattaaaattaaacaataatGGCATTTTTTAGGTAAAATGCCATAAAATTTGTTACCCAAATTTCCCATTTCTCCCCTTTTTTGTTACCCGCTCATTACTCCCTCTTCTTCTCAACTTCGTCGCGCCCTAAATCCCCCAAATAACTCTCAAAATTTGCCCCTAAATTTCCCATTTCCAGCAACACAAGTCAATACACCTACACCAATCAcgcttctttttccttttcatttcttcaaAGGTAGTAGTAGAAAGGGGAGTTCTAGGAAATCTAGTCGAGATTCGGCTGAGAAGAAAGAGCCAATGCTCATGCTAGGGTTTTGTtgattgtttgatttttattgttttgtttatGTGCTTTTACAGATTTTAATCTGAAGAAATCTTAGCTCCGCTTTTACAACAATGGAGCGCAAGACTATTGAACTAGATCAGGGATGGGATTATATGCATAAGGGGATCAAAAAGCTAAGGAGGATTTTGGAAGGACTTCCGGAGCCTCCGTTTACCTCAGAAGAATATATGATGCTTTACACGTACCCTTCAAAAAAAACAGAGGCAGTAATGAAAAACGAAGAACAAACTCGTTTTTTGTTTGGGATTTCGCTTTCTGATAGACCTAAATGGAAGCAGTTTCTCATTTGCTCTTCTGGGTTCTTCTTTGGTTACCTTGTCAATGGCATTTGcgaggtttttctttttcttttctttttccattttctcaGCAACAAAACAAAGTTTAAATGCAtcattttaagaattttattttttttatatttgctgCTTTTCAGGAATATGTATACAATAGACTCCAGTTCTGGTAACTGCTGTagtttttattttggtaattattttcaatttttttatattaattttttgtgtTCAGCTATGGCTGGTACTTCACATTTGTCCAAGTGTTCGTCTACCTTTTTCTGATTTACCTTTAAGGTTTCAGTCTAAAGAAAATGGTGAACCCATGGAAGACTTATGTGAAACTCTCTACTGTTCTCATGGGCTCTCACGGCCTCACAAAAGGATCTTTAGCTTTCCTTAATTACCCAGCACAGCTCATGTTTAAATCCACCAAAGTAAACCcccaaagttgaaaattttcattcttCACAACATTGTTCTTATTTTTgcgtttatttttttaaagcttCATTTATGGATATCTTTAGGTTCTTCCAGTGATGGTAATGGGTGCCTTCATACCTGGTTTGAGATGAAAATACCCAGCACACGAATATGTTTTTGCAATACTTTTAGTACTGGGTTTGATCCTTTTCACCTTAGCTGATGCACAAACTTTACCAAGCTTCAGTGTAATTGGTGTAATAATGGTGATTAGTGCTCTTGTAATGGATTCTTTTCTGGGTAATTTGCAAGAAGCTATCTTCAACATGAACACTGAAACAACACAGTTGATTTTTTGCTGATGATGATTTAAACATGTGAAAAAAGTAGTGCGTTTAATGCTATACTTTTTTTATGGTGACGTTAGATAGAAATGCTGTTTTGCTCCACCGTCATTGGTTTGCCATTATTGATCCCACCCATGGTTTTAATAGGAGAAGTATTCGAAGCATGGAATTCTGTTCTGAGGTAAATTTTAACTCTTTATTTTGAACTTATTTTGATTCTCTATGATGCAAGCTATGGCAATCTACTAACTAATTGTTTTTGCTTAAGAGGACTACTTGTTTTTGTTTAAGTAGATCCATCTATTTGTTTACCTATTGGGTTTATGTTTTTGCTTCTAAAGTGATTATTTCATGAACATGTATATTGACTTCAAATAGTTTTGTATATGGAGCTTTGCTCAcatttgtggcttatagcttACGTTAAGAAACTTCACAATGTAAAACAAATACATTGATTGCATTTGTCTGTAACAGTTCAAATACTAATTACTAAAAGCTCTAGATATATATAGAAAGTACAGGTTCTTTCTTGTTCTGCTGCACTCAAGGGTAAAATATTAGAATCTAATTGCAGCTTTTTGGCATATCCTTTTAAGTCGACAACAGCTAGTTGCTGCTATGTTTGGAATATGCTACTTTAAACTTCCACAAGCTTATGATTAAGGGTATGTCTTTTgagttttgatttttcatttttttatcattccTAGTGATGATATACTGCAGATTCTGTTATTACAATGCCTTCAAAGGGGATGATTGGATTGATAGAAATCTCATTACTTGTTATTATTGGTTTCCCACTCCAACTAAAAGCACTCTCTCaagtatatgcatatattatggATTACCACATATATAGTTTTTGCTTTCCCACaagattgaaattaaaaaaaaaatttactttgaaaagttataaaagaAAGTTTTTTTTAAGTCTTCCTAAAATCATTGTTATATGGCCTCCTTCATTTTCATTGTTAGTGTTTGCACCATCGAAAGCTTTCCTTTTATTTCCTTCTCAATACCTCAAAAATATTGATGGCTTAAGCTAATGTATTTAACTTCAAACACTTACCAGAGTGCTAGAGTTCAAGATGCTTTATTGACTGCTTGCAAGCTTGCTAATGTTTTCCTAGTGAAGTACTATTTTAAAGACCttttaatttccatattttgctttctgaaatatgattatatttgtttCATTTGTAGTGGAACTGCTGTATCAATGGTAATGAAATATGCAGACAATATTGTGAAGGTAAGATATGACCCAAAATTTCATGTTAGTCAATCATTGATTTGTCTGCATTTACATCCATCTCTCTGATTTTTTAAGAAACTTGTTAGGCATGTCATGGTTATCAATAATGTTCATGCATTTGTATGGCAAAATGAAGGAAGTTGCTTCTCTTTCTTAAGTTGATTGGGTTACTTGTTTATTCCTCTGCTTCCACTATATGTAATATCCAGTTTTCTAGCTGCTGAAACCTGTAAGTAAGGTGATTTATTTTATTGAGCAAGAATGTCATCTTCTGTCTTTTGATTATACTATTTACAACGTTGCTGCAACCCAAGCTAAGTGGTATGcggtttaataatattttaagaatCTTTAGCTGCATACTAGAAGCCTCCTCGAAAGAAAATGAAGCTAAGGAATGACTTTGTGGCTTCCTAAtgattttgtgacagcccaaaattgaccctagtcgggaagtggtttcgggaccgctaaaccgagtcataaaaataattagctgtcatatttgatgcttattatatgtatatatgcatgtgtgaaaatttcatatttgaattttgtttaattgtaggtgaattttagtaaataggacttatgtgagaaaattttgaaatatgataggtcaaagcataaggatctattagtgcatgaaataaaaaggggggacttgcatgtcaatttccccccctaattagtagtggccggccatgacaagtatggtagaccaagtgtgatgggcaagacatgtcatagacatgttgtgttggtgcatcatgggaggaaacaataaaataaagttagtaataaagaaatggaaaaaaaaaagaaagaaggtgtgattgtttctccccctccccattgccgtgaatgtaagaaagaaaacaaaaaaaaagtgtccatcttttttcatgtctcttggccgaatgttctaaggaagaaaggaaacaagttgtgttctttggttcttcttggccggattgagaggaggaaggaaggagtgaagcaatcggtcatcttaggtcgatattaaggtaaggaagttgatactagttcttgaaatcctagttgattttgagtgagatatcaagttattgttggtaacccatgttgaaattgtgattttggaataagtaaggttttcggctatggagattaataagggtgatggttgtgtttcatgctaaatctagatgaaaaatggtagttgcttacatcttgatgattatgagtttctttcttggttctaccttagatccacgaagtatatttttatttggtgttgttggaagtatcggccatggtatatccataagtgtgatttatgcttattgcatggtaggtaagatttatgttttggatatatgtttaaatttggttataatcaaatttgtgattcggctcttgcacatatatatatatgattgcacatgatgtattggtgtgacctatatattatctcaaggtatatacttgcacatgatggtgcttcggttatggattaaatgatggatgcgtattgagttataatatgtaatgcattagttagtaaaatgtatgccatttatgtgtggtattaagtatataatcggcctcaacatagacatgcatattcggccataggaagaagattggtgttgcatgtattcggttagaggcaagcatattgatgcttttgtcttggcttagaaaattcggccaagggggaaaattagctaaaatgttgagtttgattcatgattccgtacatatgtgactttaatgactaatgtataaatatgggctaagtgccttgtgttcctcttttcgatgctcaaatgattaaatcaatttatttgtttaattaagctcaagagcaaaggggaactaaatccgataaagggaaggaaaaagtggtcgaatagccatcggaatcgttcgacaacatccgaggtaagttcttgagtaatagagcttaaattatgatttgattagatcatgttttaagcaaatcaaaatcatgctctttgtgtgtggctattgagccgaaattgcaagaatgataagtgtcttgtgtttgagttttgctaacgaaaatgaaatacgaatgtgccatgatttattgttaaatgtgtatggttatttgaatgatgtccgggctaagtcccgaaggctttgtgctaagtgaccatatccggactaagatccgaaggcatttgtgcgagttactaattccgggctaagcccgaaggcattggtgcgagttactaaatccgggttaagtcccgaaggcatttgtgcgagttactataaccgggctaagtcccgaaggcatttgtgcgagttactataaccgggctatgtcccgaaggcatttgaacgagtagctatatccggttaaattccaaaggtacgtgattcgggaatgaacgatcttgctgtaaaaatttcagttaatacgcttgtaacatcccaacattgaggtatgtttcgtatgtgctttgaattagttgagcccttacaaataagtattcgctcagttgataaatgagctaccggcctttggctaagttgatcttttgtgtatgaacataagggttggtaatgtgaagtaagtatgatattgagaatttgtgcatatgaaattatccgtttagttatatgaatgctatacttttgttgtgctggaatcccttgctcaaaacttactaagcataaattgcttactccgtttctttgattctctgttttatagattttggttcttcagctatcggactcgggattttgaagtcgaagtcgcccacactatcaaagcccccccttttggtacaattttggttgaacttcgaaatggcatgtataggactacccttttgttgtgggtcatggaccctttggatttgtataattttggatagccatgcgaaaatggcttatatatatgtttgagcataatgttataatcatttggtatggatatggttattgagaggtgtggatatgcttaacaaggattggccatgggaatggttaatcactatcataatttgtgctatttatgctaaaagggctagttgaatcatggaaactatgaaataggtaaagtctaccttaaaggcagatgctgacagcagcagtgatgtagatttggaaaatcactaaaaatagtaggaatggaattaaatagtgaataaattatgtaaacgaaccttgatgaatatattttcataggaaagtaacgaaacgatcatatggacagtatgttaagagatatttaggttctcgtgagacagggccagaacggtttctggattccctgttccgactttagaaattcattataaattaaccagagataattaggagtcatgccatatatgtatagattcctctctgagtctagtttctatagaaataaacggaatcagtattgaagctttgtgtagggagatatctaagtcgtaatgtgcaaaggtcagtgtagtcgatccctgtaacatgggagactttgactaataaaatgtactgatTGGCCctacaaaaaattctagaaaaattatgtagatgggcatatgagtctagtttcagggaaaaattacaaaactgattttcgagttgtgaaactcaagttatgatttttaaggtgacagtgatgcagttagccaactgcctggaaatttttaaaatggactgcgatagtaagcgaatttagtctgtgaacccctcatgtccgactccggcaacggtctcgggtacggggtgttacaatttcattggtatcagagctacggtttagtcgattctaggactaccgtaatgcgttgggtctagctatacatgccattttatgtgattatttgatagtgtggtgatttctgacatttgcaaatgtgtttatttatagtaatggatcccgatcccgaccgagcggtagctgatgatcttgagagtgtagcgcctgctcccgcacaagggacagcgccggcggactctcaacataatgctagtaatccgaatgatgaagctagacaagctttctatagcgtgatgaatgattggttcaaccaatacattcgaactaatacggctgttccacaacctccattcccgactaatgccacccccgcacctacaatacctccgaaaactgaccaaataaggtcaaataagcccccagttgacagaatccgaaaacatggggctactaaatttaaagctacggacagcgatgatgccgagcaagctgaattttggttggacaacactatccgggtactcgacgagctatcttgcacacccgatgagtgcctaaagtgtactatctccttgctacgtgattctgcctactattggtggagtactctgacttctattgtgccccgagagcaagtaacttgggagtttttccaaactgagtttcggaaaaagtatatcagtcagagatttgttgatcaaaaacggaaggaatttcttgagcttaagcaaggttctatgtcagttactgattacgtgcgaaaatttgttagacttagtagatacgctcgggaatgtgtttcatctgaggctatcatgtgtaaacgcttcgaggatgggctgaatgaagatataaaaatgttcgttggcattcttgaaatacgagagttcgtagtacttgtcgagcgagcttgtaaagccgaagagcttagaaaagaaaaacaaaaagttgatgtgggaactggagagtttcgtaaaagatcctcgggaaagtctcttcaacaggcatcgaagaaatttcgagatgatgtgggccggtctagaggcacttcgggcctttttagacaagatcgtgatcgaccccctgtgggtacacgaggcacttcggtcgccagtgttgggaatgaacgtcgagacagaacgaaatgttgacattgcggtaaatggcattcggggagttgtagattccatgaccgctcctattacaagtgcggatcagttgaccacttcattaaagattgcccgaggttgtctgaacataatgtaaatcagagtgtaaaaccgagtgctaccactgctcgaggtagaccatctagaaatacgggcaatgctagtagtggtcagagaggatctagagatgctaagaccagatccgaggctcgtgcgcctgctagagcttatgctatacgtgcctgcgaggatgcttcttcgcctgatgttattaccggtacttttactctctttgatactaatgtaattgctttgattgaccctggttctactcattcttacatatgtgaaaccttagcatccagtaagactttacctattgagtctactgagttcgtaattcgggtgtcaaatcccttgggtcgttacgtgcttgtcgacaaagtgtgtaagaaatgtcccctagtaattcgaggttcctgttttccggcggacttgatgcttttgccgtttgatgaatttgatgttattcttggtttggattggttgaccgcgcattatgcggttgtgaattgcaaaagcaagactattgatttgaggtgcgcaaataacgagataatccgagttgagtctacggacttaaaggggttgccagctataatatcctcaatgttggcccagaaatatgtaagaaaagggtacgaagcataccttgcgtatgtacttgatgacaaagaattagaaaagaaacccgaatctgtgccggtggtttgtgaatacccggatgtttttcctgaagaattaccgggtttaccacctgctcgggagatagagtttggtattgagcttgtacctgggactacgccgatttcgatagctccatatcgtatggcaccaaccgagttaaaagagttgaaagctcagttgcaagaattgacggatagaggtttcgctcgaccaagtttctcatcttggggtgcaccagtattgttcgtgaaaaagaaggacggaaccatgaggttgtgcattgactatcgtccgctgaataaagtgacaataaagaacaaatatccgttaccgcgtatcgatgatttgttcgaccaactgaagggagcctcagtgttctcaaaaatagatttgagatcgggctattatcagttgcgaattcgagattcggacatacccaaaactgccttcagaacgagatatggtcactatgagttcttagtgatgccgtttgggctcattaatgcccctgcggtatttatggatttgatgaatcggatcttcagaccatatttggatcggttcgtagttgtgttcattgatgacatcttggtctattcaagagatgagaccgaacatgctgagcacctgagactagtgttgcaaattttgcgggataagcagttatatgctaagtttagtaagtgtgagttctggttaagagaggttaacttcttgggtcatgtggtatcctcatcgggtattcgagttgacccgaacaaaatttcagccatacttaactggaagcctccgagaaatattactgaggttcggagctttttgggacttgccggttactaccgacggtttgtaaaaggtttctcgatgatagccacaccgatgacgaagctacttcaacaagatgttaagttcgaatagacggaaaaatgtcagaaaagttttgatcaactgaaaacttatttgaccgaagctccaattttagtgcagcccgaatcaggcaaagagtttgtcatttatagtgatgcgtccctacttgggttaggttgcgtattgatgcaagaaggtcgagttgtggcctatgcgtcgagacaattaaagccacatgagaaaaattatccgacccatgatctcgaactagctgccatcgtattcgctttaaaaatatggcgacattacttatttggtgaaaagtgccatgtattttcggatcacaatagtctcaaatatttgatgactcaaagagacttaaatctgcgacaaagacgttggcttgagttgttgaaagattacgagcttgtcattgattaccacccgggaaaggctaatgtggttgcggacgccttaagccggaaatcactgtttgctttatgagcgatgaatgtgcacttgtctgttctacccgacaatgtgttagtagctgaattaaaggccaaaccattattgattcgtcaaattcgtgaagctcagaaagtcgacgatgaattagttgcaaaacgggctgaatgtgttccgaatatggaatccgaatttcaaattgatgatgacgattgtttgatgttcagaagtcggttgtgtgttccaagaaattcagaaatCATTTCGATGgttctgaatgaagcccattgtagccgaatgtcaattcacccggggagtacgaaaatgtacaacgatttgaaacgtcgattttggtggcatggtatgaaacgagacatctccgactttgtttcgagatgtttaatatgtcaacaagtgaaagcggaacataagtgccttcaggattacttcagccgatcatgatacccgagtggaaatgggatcgagtcacaatggactttgtgtccggactgccattgtcagcaagtaagaaggatgcgatttgggttgttgttgatagactgactaagtcggctcactttatccccgtgcatacggatttttcattggataaactagctgaattgtacgtttctcagattgtgagattacacggggtacctatttctatcgtgtcggatagagatccgagattcacctcacgattttggaagaaattgcaagaagctttgggtaccaagctgcattttagcactgcttttcacccccaaaccgatggtcaatacgagcggataattcagatacttgaggatatgttgagatgttgcatcctcgagttcagtagttcatgggaacggtatttacctttgattgaattcgcttacaacaatagttttcaatcaagtattaagatggcaccttacgaggctttgtacggttgtaaatgccgtacaccattgttttggaccgagctcggtgaaagtaaaattttcggagttgatttgattaaagatgccgaacagaaagtaaaggtaatccgtgaaagtctgaaggcagccacagatcgtcagaaatcgtatgtggatttgaaacgaaaagacattgaatatcaggtgggagataaagtgtttcttaaagtttcgccttggaaaaaggtactcagatttggccgtaagggcaagttgagtccgagattcattggaccgtacgaaatctccgaacgagttggtccagttgcgtatcgattgattttgccccctgaacttgaaaagattcacgacgtctttcatgtttcgatgcttcgacgctatagatctgatccatcgcacataattagcccatcagaggttgaaattcaagccgatatgagttatgaagaagaaccgatgcgtatcctagctcgtgaagtgaaggagttgcaaaacaaaagggttccgttagtaaaggtgttatggctcaaacacggagtcgaagaagctacttgggaaaccgagaatgccatgaaagaacgatacccaaacttatttaccggtaagattttcggggacgaaaatttcttaagtgggggagagttgtgacagcccaaaattgaccctagtcgggaagtggtttcgggaccactaaaccgagtcataaaaataattagctgtcatatttgatgcttattatatgtatatatgcatgtgtgaaaatttcatatttgaattttgtttaattgtaggtgaattttagtaaataggacttatgtgagaaaattttgaaatgtgataggtcaaagc
The sequence above is drawn from the Gossypium hirsutum isolate 1008001.06 chromosome A05, Gossypium_hirsutum_v2.1, whole genome shotgun sequence genome and encodes:
- the LOC107959981 gene encoding uncharacterized protein isoform X5 is translated as MAFARNMYTIDSSSGNCCSFYFEMLFCSTVIGLPLLIPPMVLIGEVFEAWNSVLSGTAVSMVMKYADNIVKILVLQLSDSGF
- the LOC107959981 gene encoding uncharacterized protein isoform X1, which encodes MERKTIELDQGWDYMHKGIKKLRRILEGLPEPPFTSEEYMMLYTYPSKKTEAVMKNEEQTRFLFGISLSDRPKWKQFLICSSGFFFGYLVNGICEEYVYNRLQFWRSIRSMEFCSEWNCCINGNEICRQYCEAQEQRGTKSDKGKEKVVE
- the LOC107959981 gene encoding uncharacterized protein isoform X2; amino-acid sequence: MERKTIELDQGWDYMHKGIKKLRRILEGLPEPPFTSEEYMMLYTYPSKKTEAVMKNEEQTRFLFGISLSDRPKWKQFLICSSGFFFGYLVNGICEEYVYNRLQFWRSIRSMEFCSESTTASCCYVWNMLL
- the LOC107959981 gene encoding uncharacterized protein isoform X4 — encoded protein: MAFARNMYTIDSSSDRNAVLLHRHWFAIIDPTHGFNRRSIRSMEFCSEWNCCINGNEICRQYCEAQEQRGTKSDKGKEKVVE
- the LOC107959981 gene encoding uncharacterized protein isoform X3, encoding MERKTIELDQGWDYMHKGIKKLRRILEGLPEPPFTSEEYMMLYTYPSKKTEAVMKNEEQTRFLFGISLSDRPKWKQFLICSSGFFFGYLVNGICEEYVYNRLQFWRSIRSMEFCSELFGISF